The following coding sequences lie in one Trichoderma breve strain T069 chromosome 1, whole genome shotgun sequence genomic window:
- a CDS encoding glycosyl hydrolase family 71 domain-containing protein → MRSTGMLATISVILSNALGFVAAQGSRPVFAHFMVGIVEKFTVQDWLNEIQQAQAIGIDGFALNCAPPWVDSYTPKQLDNAYTAAQQLNFKMFISFDFAYWSNGDTGNITSFVGKYAAHPAQAIFNGGALVSTFDPASAGSVSAQFGIDGAFSWYAWPTDGGNSVIEGPMTTVWDQRYIQGLNGRPYMAPVSPWFSTHFNTKNWVFICEEQPVRRWQQILDMKPALVEIITWNDFGESHYISGSEPNHSDDGSSQWANGFPHDGWRDIYRPYIAAYKAGASSPTVNTDEIVYWYRPVPHAARCTNDPLGIPRGAELMDDLVFVSTLLTQPAQLTVTSGNVAPVTVNADAGVHVFNFTMGVGKQSFSVSRGGRQILGGQSAKDIVSSCQTYNFNAYVGKF, encoded by the exons ATGAGGTCGACCGGCATGCTGGCCACCATTTCGGTGATCTTGTCCAACGCTCTAGGCTTCGTCGCCGCACAAGGCTCAAGGCCAGTATTCGCTCATTTTATG GTGGGAATTGTTGAGAAGTTCACTGTCCAAGATTGGTTAAATGAGATccagcaagctcaagccaTCGGCATTGATGGATTTGCTCTAAACTGTGCTCCTCCCTGGGTGGATAGCTATACCCCAAAGCAGCTTGACAATGCGTATACGGCCGCACAGCAGCTCAACTTCAAAATGTTCATTTCCTTTGACTTCGCGTACTGGTCAAACGGCGACACGGGCAACATCACAAGCTTCGTGGGCAAATACGCTGCCCATCCAGCTCAAGCCATATTCAACGGAGGCGCACTTGTCAGCACCTTT GACCCTGCCTCAGCTGGAAGCGTCAGCGCCCAGTTTGGCATCGACGGGGCATTCTCGTGGTATGCTTGGCCAACGGACGGCGGCAACAGCGTAATCGAAGGGCCCATGACAACCGTGTGGGATCAAAGATACATCCAAGGTCTGAACGGTCGGCCCTACATGGCAC CGGTCTCGCCATGGTTTTCAACCCATTTCAATACTAAGAACTGGGTCTTCATCTGTGAAGAGCAACCGGTCCGTCGATGGCAACAGATTCTCGACATGAAGCCGGCTCTGGTTGAAATCATTACGTGGAACG ACTTTGGCGAAAGCCACTACATTTC CGGCTCAGAGCCCAACCATAGCGATGACGGGTCCTCCCAATGGGCCAATGGCTTCCCCCACGATGGCTGGCGTGACATTTACAGGCCGTACATTGCTGCCTACAAGGCTGGTGCATCTTCTCCTACGGTGAATACGGATGAAATTGTTTACTGGTATCGCCCGGTCCCGCACGCTGCCCGATGCACCAACGATCCGTTGGGCATCCCTCGAGGTGCTGAGTTGATGGACGATCTGGTCTTCGTCAGCACGTTGCTCACGCAGCCTGCGCAATTGACCGTCACAAGTGGAAACGTCGCTCCCGTTACTGTAAATGCTGACGCCGGAGTCCACGTTTTCAACTTTACCATGGGCGTTGGCAAGCAGTCCTTCTCTGTCTCCCGCGGCGGCAGACAGATTCTAGGTGGCCAAAGCGCAAAGGACATCGTCAGCTCGTGCCAGACGTACAACTTTAACGCATATGTGGGCAAGTTCTAG
- a CDS encoding fungal zn(2)-Cys(6) binuclear cluster domain-containing protein, whose amino-acid sequence MQDSTSPPTKYRRVASERADSFDGVPSLTENKIASTPTSATSSTHTSTSTFLYAPALPASSAPIYYTKTGRRPVKKAVSVACESCRKRKIKCNGNRPKCAGCQTREIDCNYDSVYREETNTAVLKRKYREENKKSTTFEELFNALQTCSEKDAMTMFSLVRQGVEPGTLLRQIREGDLLLQLSVVPETRRRYQFPYVASMPTHLQTPDNPYLKSLLYETAFHGARQEDTHGSTQTVQTQANDYLNIYLQPYHAAELLDPLIDHLKPSEWTQYPTFPVFHKDIFFQAMIDRDPRFCRPVLVNALLAEACHSLMGIPNRNQFWVPQSLRYRFLAEAKRLWELEIHKVDLVSVQTAALLNLIYSHNGMDKVGQPYLVHALKVAQQLDLFGDHANETYERMVHARVFTAWALFNWQCIQSYYYYRAPLIPDPPAKPLPSPDEHPFWYGDFKLRYPLSSTLVPAQYGHYFKAISGLRSIINDMAAVSYSQKENNTESPSRIWSIFSRLEKWYLGLPAALSPRNIVFPWQLKVHMELYLATILFSTKQAGISEASTLMKETAQKTAAHAAARLETVGRLYYIRHSFEYCDPFLTIHLSFIAGGALDSLKMTPADDVETIKSLRSTIILSLKGLYDQGQHIHLTSVIYRLLRDRLAPQDLAILQNYVVWDPLTAEEPLLVEYAQSHYPLTMGNKDEDPTSVRLENLVKEYEKLSTEETEETQRD is encoded by the exons ATGCAAGATAGCACCTCGCCACCGACCAAATATCGCCGGGTCGCCTCGGAGCGTGCAGATTCATTCGACGGTGTGCCATCTCTGACCGAAAACAAGATCGCATCTACGCCTACGTCCGCTACTTCGTCTACACACACGTCTACATCCACGTTTCTATACGCGCCTGCATTGCCTGCGTCCTCTGCGCCCATCTACTACACCAAGACGGGGCGGCGGCCAGTGAAGAAGGCCGTCAGCGTTGCTTGCGAATCATGCCGGAAGCGCAAAATTAAG TGCAATGGGAACCGGCCGAAATGCGCAGGTTGCCAGACGCGCGAGATCGATTGCAACTACGACTCGGTCTATCGTGAGGAGACAAACACAGCCGTGCTGAAGCGCAAGTATCGagaggaaaacaaaaaatcaaCTACTTTTGAAGAGCTGTTCAATGCCCTTCAAACCTGCTCGGAGAAGGATGCGATGACCATGTTCAGCCTGGTACGCCAGGGTGTTGAACCCGGGACTCTTTTGAGGCAGATCAGGGAGGGTgatcttctgctgcagctttcTGTCGTTCCGGAGACTCGGAGGCGCTACCAGTTTCCCTATGTTGCCTCCATGCCAACCCATCTTCAAACTCCGGATAACCCATATCTCAAGTCGCTGCTGTATGAAACTGCCTTCCACGGAGCTAGACAAGAGGACACCCACGGGAGCACGCAGACGGTACAAACGCAAGCCAACGATTACCTGAATATATATCTGCAGCCATATCATGCCGCTGAACTCTTGGACCCTCTGATTGACCACCTCAAGCCCTCCGAATGGACACAG TATCCGACGTTTCCCGTATTCCACAAGGATATATTTTTCCAGGCCATGATTGACCGTGACCCGCGATTTTGCAGACCAGTGCTCGTCAATGCCTTGCTAGCAGAAGCATGC CACTCCCTTATGGGTATACCCAATCGCAACCAGTTCTGGGTCCCCCAGAGTCTCAGATATCGCTTCCTGGCAGAGGCGAAACGCTTATGGGAGCTGGAAATCCATAAGGTGGACCTGGTTTCTGTGCAAACTGCCGCGCTCCTAAATCTCATATATAGCCACAACGGCATGGACAAGGTCGGTCAGCCCTACCTTGTGCATGCTCTCAAAGTCGCTCAACAATTGGATCTGTTTGGGGATCATGCGAATGAGACGTACGAGAGAATGGTTCATGCTCGCGTCTTTACGGCCTGGGCTCTCTTCAATTGGCAGTG CATACAATCTTACTACTATTATCGAGCTCCTTTGATTCCTGATCCGCCGGCTAAGCCGCTGCCCAGTCCAGATGAGCATCCTTTCTGGTATGGAGACTTCAAGCTGAGATACCCGCTGAGCTCAACGTTGGTTCCTGCACAATATGGGCATTACTTTAAAGCAATTTCCGGCTTGCGTTCAATCATCAACGACATGGCTGCAGTCAGCTACAGCCAGAAGGAAAATAACACGGAATCTCCCAGCCGGATCTggtccatcttctcgagaTTAGAGAAGTGGTATCTAGGCCTGCCCGCTGCTCTATCTCCTCGCAATATCGTCTTCCCATGGCAGCTCAAAGTACA CATGGAGCTTTACTTGGCCACCATCCTTTTCTCTACAAAGCAAGCCGGTATTTCGGAAGCCTCAACCCTCATGAAAGAGACTGCCCAAAAGACTGCTGCTCATGCAGCCGCTCGCCTCGAGACTGTTGGGCGCCTCTACTATATCCGGCACAGCTTTGAATACTGCGATCCCTTCTTGACCATTCATCTGTCGTTTATAGCCGGCGGAGCATTGGACAGCCTCAAAATGACCCCTGCTGACGATGTGGAAACTATCAAGTCTCTGAGATCAACAATCATTTTGAGCCTAAAAGGACTATACGATCAAGGCCAACACATCCATCTCACCTCAGTCATTTACCGGCTACTGCGAGATCGACTGGCGCCCCAAGATCTAGCAATCCTTCAGAACTACGTAGTTTGGGATCCTCTTACTGCCGAAGAGCCGTTATTGGTCGAATACGCCCAATCTCATTATCCTCTCACAATGGGgaacaaagatgaagatccaACTTCCGTGCGGCTTGAAAACTTGGTCAAGGAATATGAGAAGCTGTCGACAGAGGAGACAGAGGAGACCCAGCGAGATTGA
- a CDS encoding CFEM domain-containing protein yields the protein MKTAAFALLAAASVEQVAATYSLGSSWTNAKPYSCPGNTDNNCNTQQHNGWDFSDVPTGVIGHYGGFDFKGWSCENDFSKRDTLLSARTFGATGRSISGQCTGDKKTTPCISASAGNDHFSVDTFSISTEFDTRLEFHYDMPDGSTCKHSASCSSHGTTVKNTQCGGAKSVSIVYPGGSKGGKSSCGTKVHHITWNCGNNAPPKPSHSQPAYTPPGGSHHTKPSYSQPVYTPPGGGHHTKPHHTKPVYTPPAGETTTAPAGAETTTAPGETYTAPAGETTTGPAGAETTTAPAGETTTGPAGAETTTAPAGETETTTAPAGETETTTAPAGAETTTAPAGGETTTAPYGVPTDTATTDVVVSTSVITAPGGETTTAPAGETTTGPAGAETTTAPAGAETTTAPAGVETTTAPAGAETTTAPAGQTYPVPGETTTAPAGAETTAPATTGGSDAVTTGPGAPYTTVYQTTSTVFTTSVHTITSCAPEVTNCPARTDKPVVTTVTVAVSTTICPVTATITPGAPLPTSEAAAPTGSGSTPDQSLPCPDVLPKCINTWLTLVPNCKDNTDAACYCPSKDLVQNVFECIYSNGNNDDDVAAAITFFQGVCAGYAGSNPAVATGAAPITSIITVTGTPYATPTQYTTVVVETTVTEPCVSEGTTIPGSSTTYYVSTALTVPQVSITAAPPAGQPTYVAPPPAETAPVETAPASAPTQVAPPAPIGTATGTGAFPGNTGLPVIGAAGRVGAGMSLGLAVMAAVFAL from the exons ATGAAGACTGCCGCCTTTGCTCTCCTGGCTGCCGCCAGCGTTGAGCAGGTTGCTGCCACT taCTCCCTTGGTAGCTCTTGGACCAACGCCAAGCCCTACAGCTGCCCCGGCAACACCGACAACAACTGCAACACCCAGCAGCACAACGGCTGGGACTTCAGCGACGTTCCCACCGGCGTTATTGGACACTATGGAGGATTCGACTTCAAGGGTTGGTCGTGCGAGAACGACTTCAGCAAGCGTGACACCCTCCTGAGCGCTCGTACCTTTGGTGCTACCGGCCGCTCCATCTCTGGCCAGTGCACGGGCGACAAGAAGACCACCCCTTGCATCTCTGCCAGCGCTGGCAACGACCACTTCTCCGTCGACaccttctccatctcgaccgAGTTTGATACTCGTCTGGAGTTCCACTACGACATGCCCGACGGCTCTACTTGCAAGCACTCTGCCTCGTGCTCGTCCCACGGAACCACCGTCAAGAACACCCAGTGCGGTGGAGCTAAGAGTGTTTCCATCGTCTACCCTGGCGGTTCTAAGGGTGGCAAGTCGTCTTGCGGCACCAAGGTTCACCACATCACTTGGAACTGTGGCAACAACGCTCCCCCCAAGCCCTCTCACTCTCAGCCTGCCTACACTCCTCCCGGCGGATCTCACCACACCAAGCCTTCTTACTCCCAGCCTGTCTACACTCCCCCTGGCGGCGGTCACCACACCAAGCCTCACCACACCAAGCCTGTCTACACTCCTCCTGCCGGCGAGACCACCACCGCCCCTGCTGGTGCCGAGACCACAACTGCTCCCGGTGAGACTTACACTGCTCCTGCTGGCGAGACCACCACTGgccctgctggtgctgagaCTACCACTGCTCCCGCTGGTGAGACGACTACTGgccctgctggtgctgagaCCACTACCGCTCCTGCTGGCGAGACCGAGACCACTACCGCTCCTGCTGGCGAGACCGAGACCACCACTGCCCCCGCTGGCGCTGAGACTACCACTGCTCCTGCTGGTGGCGAGACTACCACTGCTCCCTATGGCGTCCCTACCGACACTGCTACCACCGATGTTGTCGTGAGCACTTCTGTCATCACTGCTCCTGGCGGCGAGACCACTACCGCTCCTGCTGGCGAGACCACCACTGGCCCTGCCGGTGCTGAGACTACTACCGCTCCCGCCGGTGCTGAGACTACCACTGCTCCCGCTGGTGTCGAGACTACCACTGCCCCTGCTGGCGCTGAGACTACCACCGCTCCTGCTGGCCAGACCTACCCCGTCCCCGGTGAGACCACCACTGCTCCCGCTGGTGCCGAGACTACTGCTCCCGCTACCACTGGTGGCTCTGATGCCGTCACCACCGGCCCTGGTGCTCCTTACACCACCGTCTACCAGACCACCTCGACCGTCTTCACCACCTCTGTCCacaccatcaccagctgTGCTCCTGAGGTGACCAACTGCCCGGCCAGGACCGACAAGCCCGTCGTCACCACCGTGACCGTTGCCGTCAGCACCACCATCTGCCCCGTCACTGCCACCATCACTCCCGGTGCTCCTCTGCCCACTTCCGAGGCCGCTGCTCCTACTGGCTCCGGATCTACCCCCGACCAGTCTCTTCCTTGCCCTGATGTCCTGCCCAAGTGCATCAACACCTGGTTGACTCTGGTCCCCAACTGCAAGGATAACACCGACGCCGCCTGCTACTGCCCCAGCAAGGATCTCGTCCAGAACGTGTTTGAGTGCATCTACTCCAACGGAAacaacgatgacgatgtcgctgctgccatcaccTTCTTCCAGGGTGTCTGCGCTGGCTATGCTGGTTCCAACCCTGCCGTTGCCACTGGTGCTGCCCCCATCacctccatcatcaccgtgACCGGCACTCCTTATGCTACCCCTACTCAGTACACCACTGTCGTCGTCGAGACCACCGTCACCGAGCCTTGCGTCTCTGAGGGAACCACCATTcccggcagcagcaccacctACTACGTCTCTACCGCTCTCACCGTTCCCCAGGTCAGCATCACTGCTGCTCCTCCCGCCGGTCAGCCCACCTACGttgctcctcctccggcTGAGACTGCTCCCGTCGAGACCGCCCCTGCTTCTGCCCCTACTCAGGTCGCTCCTCCTGCCCCCATCGGCACCGCCACCGGCACTGGAGCTTTCCCCGGCAACACTGGCCTGCCCGTTattggtgctgctggccgcGTTGGCGCCGGTATGAGCCTGGGTCtcgccgtcatggccgctgtctttgctctgtaa
- a CDS encoding AMP-binding enzyme domain-containing protein, with protein sequence MVFTPPSYLPQLPEVPDSITIEEFLRNEQYGRYPVAKARNPYTCGITGTTYDAAQVAERIDYMARAISKRLGLNPNEETEWERVVALYSVNTIDYLPFTHAIHRLSGIVTPASAAYSIQELEHQLRTSGAKAVFTCPPLLENALKAATAAGIPKDRIFILRTAGFDNPPSYVTIDDLVAEGKSLPPLKPLNWVKGQGARQTAYLCYSSGTSGLPKAVMVSHRNVIANVLQVYLLDSVPRKELGIESQVLLGVLPFSHIYALVLVSTLSQYRGDETIVLPKYNFHELLDAVQRFKIEQLFVVPPMLIQIIGNPQNTAKYNLESVRFVYCGAAPLGPEVVEAVTKMFPKWRIGQGYGMTECSPTVSSTNELDVLFGSSGSLLPGKKAKVIDLEGKEVTEYDTPGELLIQSPAVVLGYLNNEKANAETFVHHEDGRWLRTGDEVVVRKSAQGHEHLVVVDRIKELIKTKGHQVAPAELEAHLLSHPYVSDCAVIPVPDSYAGEVPKAFVTKSVSDCAGKSDKEIEDAIQKHVKDHKAKHKWLNGGIEFIDAIPKSPSGKILRRLLRDKEKKARQSKGAKL encoded by the exons ATGGTCTTCACACCTCCATCGTATCTTCCCCAGCTGCCAG AGGTTCCGGACTCAATCACAATCGAAGAATTCCTGCGAAATGAGCAATACGGCCGGTACCCAGTGGCCAAGGCCAGAAACCCGTACACATGCGGCATCACGGGCACGACCTACGATGCCGCTCAGGTAGCTGAACGGATAGATTACATGGCTCGCGCAATCAGCAAGCGATTGGGCCTCAACCCTAACGAGGAGACTGAGTGGGAAAGAGTTGTCGCGTTGTACTCGGTCAACACG ATTGACTATCTCCCATTTACTCACGCCATCCACCGCCTCTCCGGCATTGTCACTCCAGCAAGCGCCGCATACTCGATACAAGAGCTCGAGCACCAGCTCCGCACATCAGGAGCCAAGGCCGTGTTTACctgccctcctctcctcgAAAATGCTCTCAAGGCAGCCACCGCTGCAGGAATCCCCAAGGATCGCATATTCATATTGCGCACTGCGGGCTTTGACAATCCTCCTTCATATGTGACCATTGACGACTTGGTGGCCGAGGGCAAGAGTCTGCCGCCATTGAAGCCTTTGAATTGGGTCAAGGGTCAGGGTGCTAGGCAGACTGCTTATCTGTGCTACTCTAGCGGAACTTCTGGCCTGCCG AAAGCCGTCATGGTCTCCCACCGCAACGTCATCGCCAACGTGCTCCAAGTTTATTTACTAGACAGCGTCCCCCGCAAAGAGCTCGGCATCGAATCGCAAGTTTTGCTCGGCGTTCTTCCCTTCTCGCACATATATGCCCTCGTTCTAGTTTCCACCCTAAGCCAGTACCGCGGCGATGAGACTATTGTGCTGCCAAAGTACAACTTCCATGAACTTCTCGATGCTGTCCAGCGCTTCAAGATTGAGCAACTGTTTGTTGTCCCACCCATGCTCATCCAAATCATCGGCAACCCCCAAAATACTGCCAAATACAATCTCGAGAGCGTACGCTTCGTCTACTGCGGTGCAGCTCCGCTAGGCCCAGAAGTCGTCGAGGCCGTAACCAAGATGTTTCCCAAATGGCGCATCGGACAAGGCTACGGCATGACTGAATGCTCACCCACCGTCTCTTCGACCAACGAGCTGGACGTACTCTTTGGCTCTTCAGGCTCTCTATTACCGGgaaagaaggccaaggtTATCGATCTCGAAGGCAAGGAAGTGACCGAATACGACACTCCGGGCGAGCTGTTGATCCAATCTCCCGCCGTTGTGCTGGGGTACTTGAACAACGAAAAGGCCAATGCCGAGACATTCGTCCACCACGAGGATGGTCGGTGGCTGCGAACAGGCGACGAGGTTGTTGTCCGAAAGTCCGCCCAGGGTCACGAGCaccttgttgttgttgaccGAATCAAGGAATTGATCAAGACCAAG GGTCACCAAGTCGCTCCCGCCGAACTAGAAGCCCATCTCCTCAGCCATCCCTACGTCTCCGACTGCGCCGTTATCCCAGTCCCCGACTCTTACGCTGGCGAGGTGCCCAAAGCCTTCGTCACCAAATCTGTCTCCGACTGCGCTGGCAAATCTGACAAGGAAATTGAAGACGCCATTCAGAAGCACGTCAAAGACCACAAAGCCAAGCACAAATGGCTCAACGGTGGAATCGAGTTCATTGACGCAATTCCCAAGAGCCCTAGCGGCAAGATCTTGAGGCGTCTCTTAagggacaaggagaagaaggctaGGCAGTCTAAGGGAGCAAAACTATGA
- a CDS encoding eukaryotic aspartyl protease domain-containing protein, which yields MRLTTALGLLIAAQHAEAVVTPMFPRAESGDGYVSIPVGTIKRPHNKVGKRSAIDAVLENMDFFYAIEIGLGTPPQNVTVLVDTGSSELWVNPDCSTAPSESQAEQCQQLGQYNPRRSRTPPVGPFGREEINYGDPTDQSTQTSVDITYYADTLSFGSIQVKNQTFGVVTSSEGQAQGIMGLAPDVRGGFPGDQPYSLLLNTMADQGVIASRVFSLDLRHSDSETGALIYGGLDRSKFIGSLETRPIVPGIQGETRLAVNLTTLGLTQSRSQSFRLNSADTNVMLDSGTTLSRMHSAAALPILEALGAQNDGEGYFFVPCSLRDSAGSVDFGFGNKVVKVPFSDFILSAGDSGGPSDYCYVGLVLTTDQQILGDTVLRAGYFVFDWDNQEVHIAQAADCGSSDIVVAGSGSNAVPNVQGNCNSSDAGVTGTGGPTATGSTPTPTNNIPATAVTTVFTVTSCPVFDVGCRTGMITTQTIQGAEATTQPSATSTPSSGGNGDGGDEDAGVRPPALTWVFVALGALAMIFNIV from the exons ATGAGGCTGACGACAGCGCTCGGGCTGCTGATCGCGGCGCAACATGCGGAAGCCGTTGTCACTCCGATGTTCCCGCGGGCGGAATCTGGTGATGGATATGTGTCGATCCCCGTGGGAACCATCAAGAGGCCTCACAACAAGGTTGGAAAGAGAAGCGCCATTGACGCAGTATTGGAGAATATGGATTTCTTTTATGCCATCGAAA TCGGCCTAGGAACTCCTCCCCAGAACGTAACCGTCCTCGTCGATACAGGATCCAGCGAGCTATGGGTCAATCCGGACTGCTCGACCGCACCGTCCGAGTCGCAAGCCGAACAGTGTCAGCAGCTCGGCCAATACAATCCCAGAAGATCGAGAACGCCGCCGGTTGGTCCGTTTGGACGCGAGGAAATCAACTATGGCGACCCAACAGACCAGTCCACGCAGACGTCAGTCGACATCACCTACTATGCCGACACGCTGAGCTTTGGTAGTATTCAGGTCAAGAATCAGACGTTTGGCGTTGTTACGTCCAGCGAGGGCCAGGCACAGGGCATCATGGGCCTCGCGCCTGATGTTCGAGGAGGATTCCCAGGCGACCAACCGTACAGCTTGCTGCTCAACACAATGGCCGACCAGGGAGTCATTGCCAGCCGGGTCTTTTCCCTCGACCTCCGGCATTCCGATTCAGAGACGGGAGCCCTCATCTATGGCGGTCTTGATCGCAGCAAATTCATCGGTTCCCTCGAGACTCGACCCATCGTACCCGGCATCCAAGGCGAAACACGTCTGGCCGTAAACCTCACTACGCTGGGCCTCACGCAAAGCCGTTCGCAGAGCTTCAGGCTGAATAGCGCCGACACAAACGTGATGCTCGACTCTGGCACGACGCTCAGCCGCATGCACTCCGCTGCCGCATTGCCTATCCTCGAGGCTCTGGGCGCCCAAAACGATGGCGAGGGCTACTTTTTTGTGCCGTGCTCGCTTCGTGACTCGGCTGGCAGTGTCGattttggctttggcaacAAGGTCGTCAAGGTTCCCTTCTCTGATTTCATCCTATCAGCAGGCGATAGTGGCGGTCCCAGCGACTATTGTTACGTTGGCCTGGTCCTGACGACGGACCAGCAGATTCTGGGAGACACGGTGTTGAGGGCTGGATACTTTGTATTCGATTGGGACAACCAGGAGGTTCACATCGCCCAGGCCGCTGACTGTGGCAGCAGTGACATTGTTGTCGCCGGCAGCGGATCCAACGCCGTGCCCAATGTGCAGGGCAACTGCAACAGCAGTGATGCCGGTGTCACGGGCACAGGAGGCCCAACG GCCACGGGATCGACCCCGACTCCCACCAACAATATCCCGGCTACAGCCGTTACAACTGTCTTCACGGTGACATCCTGCCCAGTTTTCGATGTCGGATGCCGCACCGGCATGATCACAACCCAAACCAttcaaggagctgaagctaCGACTCAACCCAGCGCTACCAGCACTCCTAGTAGCGGCGgcaatggagatggaggagacgAAGATGCAGGCGTGCGGCCTCCGGCCTTGACTTGGGTCTTTGTCGCGCTGGGTGCTTTGGCAATGATTTTTAACATTGTATAA
- a CDS encoding alpha/beta hydrolase fold domain-containing protein — translation MVNNGKPRLSIGEKLKLIGVSLFVAPCMLAIVGAQVLLFAIRNNLNIRLYLLSAGVSVIFSTFTAREIQTLLPSTEDVYRAWIQRKARLARDPALKERLQCDIQPLSDGNSSILWVGNRHKARKVVLYLHGGGYVMPSQAGHFECVWNTFVLSGLESDTEVAVAFLQYSLAPASKVPVQLCQAASALSEILKAGFSAKDIVIGGDSAGGNLTMQTLKHLVEPHPEACHIALDEPLSAAVLVSPWLSTEYSSSSCLEYDSSDMLSRAVMRSLTAYASGYEEQSDSDETNSWAKPLECKGAWIGKLNSAVRKIHMTVGGREILADQATSMAKAIEAMKTGVQVTLESDPNAAHDFIVAEGILEQVGEATIRMKQWFKGLL, via the exons ATG GTCAACAACGGCAAGCCTCGCCTCTCCATTGGCGAGAAACTGAAGCTGATCGGGGTTTCGCTTTTTGTCG CTCCTTGTATGCTCGCCATCGTTGGTGCACAGGTGCTTTTGTTCGCCATCCGGAACAACTTGAACATTCGGCTGTATCTTTTGAGTGCCGGTGTTAGCGTTATCTTTAGTACCTTTACGGCTCGCGAAATCCAAACTTTGCTTCCATCTACCGAAGACGTATACAGAGCATGGATTCAGCGAAAAGCTAGGCTTGCCAGGGATCCAGCGCTCAAAGAGCGGCTCCAATGCGATATACAACCTCTCTCTGATGGCAACTCAAGCATTCTCTGGGTTGGAAACCGCCACAAAGCCCGCAAGGTGGTACTCTATCTTCACGGCGGAGGATATGTCATGCCGAGCCAAGCAGGACACTTTGAATGCGTGTGGAATACATTCGTTCTCTCTGGACTAGAGTCGGATACTGAGGTAGCTGTGGCTTTTCTACAGTATTCCCTGGCTCCCGCTTCGAAAGTTCCCGTACAGCTTTGTCAGGCTGCATCTGCTCTCTCCGAGATTCTCAAAGCAGGCTTCAGCGCCAAAGATATCGTCATTGGCGGCGATTCTGCTGGTGGCAACCTCACCATGCAAACTCTCAAGCATTTAGTCGAGCCTCATCCTGAAGCTTGTCATATCGCATTAGATGAGCCTCTGTCGGCTGCTGTGTTGGTGTCGCCGTGGCTCAGTACTGAGTACTCTAGCTCCTCATGCCTGGAATACGATAGCAGTGATATGCTCTCGAGAGCTGTCATGCGCTCACTTACGGCATATGCCTCCGGTTATGAAGAGCAGAGCGACTCGGACGAGACCAACAGTTGGGCAAAGCCTCTTGAATGCAAAGGGGCTTGGATAGGCAAGCTTAACAGTGCTGTCAGGAAGATTCACATGACTGTTGGTGGGAGGGAGATTTTGGCCGATCAGGCAACTTCAATGGCAAAGGCCATTGAAGCCATGAAGACGGGTGTCCAAGTAACGCTGGAGAGCGACCCAAACGCGGCCCATGACTTTATTGTAGCCGAAGGAATATTAGAACAAGTCGGCGAGGCGACGATAAGAATGAAGCAGTGGTTCAAGGGATTGCTATGA